A single genomic interval of Agromyces cerinus harbors:
- a CDS encoding 6-phosphofructokinase — protein sequence MKIGILTSGGDCPGLNAVIRGSVLKGVISYDTEFVGFRNGWRGVVEEDIVPIVRHDVRGLAKQGGTILGSSRTNPFEGEGGGPEKIQEMLDRNGIDAIVAIGGEGTLTAARRLYDEGGIKVIGVPKTIDNDLAATDYSFGFDTAVQIATEAIDRLRTTADSHGRCMVLEVMGRHVGWIALHSGMAGGAHAILIPEQPQSIEQITEWVESVRDRGRAPLVVVAEGFKFDDMAEAHSHKGLDAFNRPRLGGIAELIAPMIEERTGIESRATVLGHIQRGGEPTAFDRVLATRLGMAVVDAVYDGAWGSMVTLRGTDIQTVSIADAVGTLNQVPQSRYDEAKILFG from the coding sequence ATGAAGATCGGCATCCTCACATCGGGCGGCGACTGCCCCGGCCTCAACGCGGTCATCCGCGGTTCCGTGCTGAAGGGCGTCATCTCGTACGACACCGAGTTCGTCGGCTTCCGCAACGGCTGGCGCGGCGTCGTCGAAGAGGACATCGTGCCCATCGTGCGCCACGACGTGCGCGGCCTCGCCAAGCAGGGCGGCACGATCCTCGGCTCGAGCCGCACCAACCCGTTCGAGGGCGAGGGCGGCGGCCCCGAGAAGATCCAGGAGATGCTCGACCGCAACGGCATCGACGCGATCGTCGCGATCGGCGGCGAGGGCACGCTGACCGCAGCCCGTCGCCTCTACGACGAGGGCGGCATCAAGGTCATCGGCGTGCCGAAGACGATCGACAACGACCTCGCGGCCACCGACTACTCATTCGGCTTCGACACGGCCGTGCAGATCGCGACCGAGGCCATCGACCGCCTGCGCACGACGGCCGACTCGCACGGGCGCTGCATGGTGCTCGAGGTCATGGGCCGCCACGTGGGCTGGATCGCCCTGCACTCGGGCATGGCCGGCGGGGCGCACGCGATCCTCATCCCCGAGCAGCCGCAGTCGATCGAGCAGATCACCGAGTGGGTCGAGTCGGTGCGCGATCGCGGCCGGGCGCCGCTGGTCGTCGTCGCCGAAGGCTTCAAGTTCGACGACATGGCCGAGGCGCACTCGCACAAGGGCCTCGACGCGTTCAACCGCCCCCGCCTCGGCGGCATCGCCGAGCTCATCGCTCCCATGATCGAGGAGCGCACGGGCATCGAGTCCCGTGCCACGGTGCTCGGTCACATCCAGCGCGGCGGCGAGCCGACCGCATTCGACCGCGTGCTCGCGACGCGCCTCGGCATGGCCGTGGTCGACGCGGTCTACGACGGCGCATGGGGATCGATGGTCACCCTCCGCGGCACCGACATCCAGACCGTCTCGATCGCCGACGCGGTCGGCACCCTCAATCAGGTGCCGCAGTCGCGCTACGACGAGGCGAAGATCCTCTTCGGCTGA
- a CDS encoding inorganic phosphate transporter: MDLTLIVVLVIALALFFDFTNGFHDTANAMATPIATGALKPKVAVGLAAILNLIGAFLSTEVAKTISGGIIKEDDMGSLAPELIFAGLIGAIVWNMITWLLGLPSSSSHALFGGLIGAVIVGAGIGAIDFAVVMSKVILPALLAPVTAGLIAYGATKLAYAITRRYDGKPDGRDRFRHAQIFSSSLVALAHGTNDAQKTMGVITLTLVAAGLQPAGSEVQLWVIVTCAIAIALGTYMGGWRIIKTLGTGLTDVKPAQGFAAETATAATILASSHVGFALSTTQVASGSVIGSGLGRRGSKVRWRTAGRIGVGWLLTLPAAGGVGALAAVVAHLGVIGIIIDTIVGVSVIIGIFLWSRRNEVSHHNVVSEVAHSGRAVKIKRNPKPKKKVTS; encoded by the coding sequence GTGGATCTCACCCTCATCGTCGTGCTGGTCATCGCACTGGCGCTCTTCTTCGACTTCACCAACGGGTTCCACGACACCGCCAACGCGATGGCGACCCCCATCGCCACGGGTGCGCTGAAGCCGAAGGTCGCCGTCGGGCTCGCCGCGATCCTGAACCTGATCGGCGCGTTCCTCTCCACCGAGGTGGCCAAGACCATCTCGGGCGGCATCATCAAAGAGGACGACATGGGCTCGCTCGCGCCAGAGCTCATCTTCGCGGGCCTCATCGGCGCGATCGTGTGGAACATGATCACGTGGCTGCTCGGCCTGCCGTCGTCGTCGAGCCACGCGCTCTTCGGCGGGCTGATCGGCGCGGTGATCGTGGGTGCGGGCATCGGCGCGATCGATTTCGCGGTCGTGATGTCGAAGGTCATCCTGCCCGCGCTGCTCGCCCCGGTGACGGCAGGGCTCATCGCCTACGGCGCGACGAAGCTCGCCTACGCCATCACCCGGCGCTACGATGGCAAGCCCGACGGGCGCGACCGGTTCCGCCACGCGCAGATCTTCTCCTCGTCGCTCGTCGCCCTCGCGCACGGCACCAACGACGCGCAGAAGACGATGGGCGTCATCACCCTGACCCTCGTCGCTGCTGGCCTGCAGCCCGCCGGCTCCGAGGTGCAGCTCTGGGTCATCGTCACCTGCGCCATTGCGATCGCCCTCGGCACGTACATGGGCGGCTGGCGCATCATCAAGACGCTCGGCACCGGCCTGACCGACGTGAAGCCCGCACAGGGCTTCGCCGCCGAGACCGCGACCGCCGCGACCATCCTGGCCTCGAGCCACGTCGGCTTCGCCCTGTCGACCACCCAGGTCGCCTCGGGCTCGGTCATCGGCTCCGGCCTCGGCCGCAGGGGTTCGAAGGTGCGCTGGCGCACCGCCGGCCGCATCGGTGTCGGCTGGCTCCTGACCTTGCCGGCGGCGGGCGGCGTGGGCGCACTCGCCGCGGTCGTCGCCCATCTCGGCGTCATCGGCATCATCATCGACACCATCGTCGGCGTCTCCGTGATCATCGGCATCTTCCTCTGGTCGCGGCGCAACGAGGTCTCCCACCACAATGTGGTGAGCGAGGTCGCCCACTCGGGGCGCGCCGTGAAGATCAAGCGCAACCCGAAGCCGAAGAAGAAGGTGACCTCGTGA
- a CDS encoding peptidase, with protein MIDLGAFLLVFVSAMIGTIVVVSAYALGVRLLTLSGRTPIVTPAEFTDAITVVTPAEIRQAEKRAAKAAKKSPLSERQKRAALVGAWACFVVSGAAVIYGIYLIVGEHVIKLFT; from the coding sequence GTGATCGACCTGGGTGCGTTCCTCCTCGTCTTCGTCTCCGCCATGATCGGCACGATCGTCGTGGTCTCCGCATACGCCCTCGGCGTCCGGCTCCTCACGCTGTCGGGGCGCACACCCATCGTGACGCCCGCCGAGTTCACCGACGCGATCACCGTGGTGACACCCGCCGAGATCCGCCAGGCCGAGAAGCGAGCGGCCAAGGCGGCGAAGAAGAGCCCGCTGAGCGAACGACAGAAACGCGCTGCGCTCGTCGGCGCATGGGCGTGCTTCGTCGTCAGCGGCGCGGCCGTGATCTACGGCATCTACCTGATCGTCGGCGAGCACGTCATCAAGCTGTTCACCTGA
- a CDS encoding DUF2207 domain-containing protein has translation MRRSRTALIGTAAAAAAVGLVAALAAALPAAAVMTAAPSAAAAASRTLAEPAASVIGDVSSGLDDFTFDSFDAVYQLSRDDGGRSVLDATETLVARFPEFDQNRGIRRAIPSSYRGHPTDIEQITVSDGTGAPRSFEVEESDDDDDGDFLYVTIRADDFVHGEQTYVISYRQHNVTQQPDDANIDEFYWDVNGTGWAQPFGRVSAELHLSDDLDAARTGAVACYRGTEGSSTPCDSLQEESQPPVITAEVFDLLPLETLTLALAFDADTFVPRDEAFGSSPAAVGGAVAAVIAVLSAAAALFLRLTRWRDHPGRGTIIAQYEPPPGVSTLVSADLVGASAKGVTATILERAVAGQLRIVESGRKKYAVEYVGGGAPVDPDADAVVSALFRDRRAGERRELANDTALGKRLYGINQAIGKRVVASGLRRRPALGLRVLLLVIAGVAAILSFVLGVMALDAQMGGFWPAVCFGIAFLAAVLTLVAVASVRPLTEQGRALRDHLEGLRLYIRLAEADRLRVLQSPSGALRVERPAASDGGAASTDVAGAPVSTVALDPVTVLKLNERLLPYAVLFGLEREWAEVLSALHEQVGTEPSWYSGSSGFNAGVLASGISSFSSASSSSWSGSASSSGSSGSGGGGSAGGGGGGGGGGGV, from the coding sequence ATGCGCCGCTCCCGCACCGCACTGATCGGCACCGCTGCCGCTGCCGCGGCCGTCGGACTCGTGGCCGCGCTCGCCGCGGCGCTCCCGGCCGCAGCGGTCATGACCGCAGCTCCGAGCGCCGCAGCCGCAGCATCGCGAACACTCGCCGAGCCTGCGGCATCCGTCATCGGAGATGTCTCGAGCGGCCTCGACGACTTCACCTTCGATTCCTTCGACGCCGTCTACCAGCTCTCGCGCGATGACGGCGGCCGCTCGGTGCTCGACGCGACCGAGACGCTCGTCGCCCGGTTCCCCGAGTTCGACCAGAACCGCGGCATCCGGCGTGCGATCCCGAGCTCCTACCGCGGGCACCCGACCGACATCGAGCAGATCACGGTCTCCGACGGCACCGGCGCGCCGCGTTCGTTCGAGGTCGAGGAGTCCGACGACGACGATGACGGGGACTTCCTCTACGTCACGATCCGCGCCGACGACTTCGTGCACGGCGAGCAGACCTACGTCATCAGCTATCGGCAGCACAACGTCACGCAGCAACCCGACGATGCGAACATCGACGAGTTCTACTGGGATGTGAACGGCACGGGGTGGGCCCAGCCGTTCGGGCGGGTGAGCGCCGAACTGCACCTGAGCGACGACCTCGACGCGGCCCGCACCGGCGCGGTCGCCTGCTATCGCGGCACCGAGGGCTCGAGCACACCCTGCGATTCGCTCCAGGAGGAGTCGCAACCGCCCGTCATCACGGCCGAGGTGTTTGACCTGCTGCCGCTCGAGACGCTCACTCTCGCGCTGGCGTTCGACGCCGACACCTTCGTGCCGCGCGATGAGGCGTTCGGCTCGTCGCCCGCTGCGGTCGGCGGGGCCGTCGCAGCCGTGATCGCCGTGCTCTCCGCGGCGGCGGCGCTGTTCCTGCGTCTCACCCGGTGGCGCGACCATCCCGGGCGCGGCACGATCATCGCCCAGTACGAGCCGCCGCCGGGCGTCTCGACGCTCGTCTCCGCCGATCTGGTCGGGGCGTCGGCGAAGGGCGTGACGGCGACGATCCTCGAACGGGCGGTCGCCGGTCAGTTGCGCATCGTCGAATCCGGCAGGAAGAAGTACGCGGTCGAGTACGTGGGCGGCGGCGCACCTGTCGATCCCGATGCCGATGCGGTCGTGTCGGCGCTCTTCCGCGACCGCCGAGCCGGTGAGCGGCGCGAGCTCGCGAACGACACGGCGCTCGGCAAGCGCCTGTACGGGATCAATCAGGCGATCGGCAAGCGCGTGGTCGCATCGGGCCTGCGCCGCCGGCCAGCCCTCGGGCTCCGGGTGCTGCTCCTCGTGATCGCGGGCGTGGCCGCGATCCTCTCGTTCGTGCTCGGCGTCATGGCGCTCGATGCCCAGATGGGCGGGTTCTGGCCGGCCGTCTGCTTCGGCATCGCGTTCCTCGCGGCGGTGCTGACGCTCGTCGCCGTCGCCAGCGTACGTCCGCTCACCGAGCAGGGCCGCGCGCTCCGCGACCACCTCGAGGGCCTGCGTCTCTACATCCGGCTCGCCGAGGCCGACCGGCTCCGCGTGCTGCAGAGCCCGAGCGGTGCGCTCAGGGTGGAGCGGCCCGCGGCATCCGATGGCGGGGCCGCGTCGACGGATGTCGCGGGCGCACCGGTCTCGACCGTCGCCCTCGACCCGGTGACCGTGCTGAAGCTCAACGAACGGCTGCTGCCCTACGCCGTGCTCTTCGGCCTCGAGCGCGAATGGGCCGAGGTGCTCTCGGCGCTGCACGAGCAGGTCGGCACCGAGCCCTCCTGGTACTCCGGATCCAGCGGGTTCAACGCCGGAGTGCTCGCGTCGGGCATCTCGTCGTTCTCCTCCGCCTCCAGCTCGTCGTGGTCGGGGTCGGCGTCGAGTTCCGGGTCGAGCGGCTCCGGCGGCGGCGGCTCCGCGGGTGGCGGCGGAGGCGGCGGAGGCGGCGGCGGGGTCTGA
- a CDS encoding DUF4190 domain-containing protein: protein MTTVTDTATQAPFAEPNPYAAPAAETNGFSIASLVLGIVSIVASSTFFVPVAGLVLGILALKREPASRTMAIWGIVLNAVMLAGTVLFGLIAIVFGLAMLPFAFL, encoded by the coding sequence ATGACCACCGTCACCGACACCGCAACCCAGGCGCCGTTCGCGGAGCCGAACCCCTACGCCGCGCCGGCCGCGGAGACGAACGGGTTCAGCATCGCGAGCCTCGTGCTCGGCATCGTCTCCATCGTGGCGAGCTCGACCTTCTTCGTGCCGGTGGCCGGGCTCGTGCTCGGCATCCTGGCGCTGAAGCGCGAGCCCGCGTCGCGCACCATGGCCATCTGGGGCATCGTGCTGAACGCCGTGATGCTCGCGGGCACCGTGCTCTTCGGGCTCATCGCGATCGTCTTCGGGCTCGCGATGCTGCCGTTCGCGTTCCTCTGA
- a CDS encoding uracil-xanthine permease family protein yields MTLPWTIHGDGKNVNPGEVVAPGERLSWPRTIGLGAQHVVAMFGATFLVPILTGFPPATTLFFSGLGTILFLVITKNRVPSYLGSSFAFIAPISAAMGAKGIGDPMGAALFGIVVVGVLLALVGLLVQWVGTRWIDVLMPPVVAGAIVALIGFNLAPAAKNNFMLAPLTALITLAAVIIASVAFRGILGRMSILVGVVIGYVAAAIQGEIDFTRIAEAAWIGLPTFHPPANPFADAAVWGFLPAFLPVVLVLIAENVGHIKGVAQMTDPSVNRSTGRALFADGLATTIAGFFGGSGTTTYGENIGVMAATRIYSTAAYWIAGIVAVLLGLSPKFGEVINTIPAGVLGGVTTALYGLIGIIGVKIWLDNKVDFSKPVNQFTAATALIIGIADFTFAVGGVSFNGIALGTIAAIVIYHLMNGIAKARGTN; encoded by the coding sequence ATGACTCTGCCCTGGACCATCCACGGCGACGGCAAGAACGTCAACCCCGGCGAGGTCGTCGCCCCCGGTGAGCGCCTGAGCTGGCCCCGCACGATCGGCCTCGGCGCCCAGCACGTCGTCGCCATGTTCGGTGCGACCTTCCTCGTGCCGATCCTCACGGGCTTCCCGCCCGCGACGACGCTGTTCTTCTCGGGTCTCGGCACCATCCTCTTCCTCGTGATCACGAAGAATCGGGTGCCGAGCTACCTCGGCTCCTCGTTCGCGTTCATCGCCCCGATCAGCGCAGCGATGGGCGCGAAGGGCATCGGCGACCCCATGGGCGCCGCGCTCTTCGGCATCGTCGTCGTCGGTGTGCTGCTCGCCCTCGTCGGCCTCCTCGTGCAGTGGGTCGGCACGCGCTGGATCGACGTGCTCATGCCGCCCGTCGTCGCGGGTGCGATCGTCGCGCTCATCGGCTTCAACCTCGCGCCGGCCGCGAAGAACAACTTCATGCTCGCCCCGCTCACCGCGCTCATCACGCTCGCCGCCGTCATCATCGCGAGCGTCGCCTTCCGCGGCATCCTCGGTCGCATGTCGATCCTCGTCGGCGTCGTGATCGGCTATGTCGCCGCGGCGATCCAGGGCGAGATCGACTTCACGCGCATCGCGGAGGCCGCGTGGATCGGCCTGCCGACCTTCCACCCGCCCGCGAACCCCTTCGCCGACGCCGCCGTGTGGGGCTTCCTCCCCGCGTTCCTGCCCGTCGTGCTCGTGCTCATCGCCGAGAACGTCGGCCACATCAAGGGCGTCGCGCAGATGACCGACCCGTCGGTGAACCGGTCGACCGGACGCGCGCTCTTCGCCGACGGCCTCGCCACGACGATCGCCGGCTTCTTCGGCGGCTCGGGCACGACCACCTACGGCGAGAACATCGGCGTCATGGCCGCGACCCGCATCTACTCGACCGCCGCCTACTGGATCGCGGGCATCGTCGCCGTGCTGCTCGGCCTCTCCCCCAAGTTCGGCGAGGTCATCAACACGATCCCGGCGGGCGTGCTCGGCGGCGTCACGACGGCGCTCTACGGCCTCATCGGCATCATCGGCGTGAAGATCTGGCTCGACAACAAGGTCGACTTCTCGAAGCCGGTGAACCAGTTCACGGCGGCGACGGCCCTCATCATCGGCATCGCGGACTTCACGTTCGCGGTCGGCGGGGTCTCGTTCAACGGCATCGCGCTCGGCACGATCGCCGCCATCGTGATCTACCACCTCATGAACGGCATCGCCAAGGCGCGCGGCACGAACTGA
- a CDS encoding DEAD/DEAH box helicase yields MAQTRQRQRTRSRDDDAPIIPILARKVREVEQKAQKGKLGPTNRTKFQVIALLMREERARVKADTEITDAARSELLKRLDGIAQILAKTAARDTSLIALLEPDASISTVAQRFRRDWLLESGAELSPDELIITREAEVTPVLSENQVIPASVRSRQLANPFLAPDFSKQAAPVVPVRRLANWELLGPLFKSFEVGSGGQAATMELPEAPKVDRLAPRGLELMKHQARFIESARLGHRTFLLADEPGLGKTAQSVLAASVAGAYPLLAVVPNVVKMNWAREVERWTPHRRATVIHGDGDTLDAFADVVVVNYDVLDRHMAWLSTLGFKGMVVDEAHFIKNLQSQRSKNVLALADRIRRAAPGGDPLLLALTGTPLINDVDDFRAIWKFLGWIEGDKPSPELLGKLEESGLTPAEPGFYIAARRAVIDLGIVRRRKVDVAADLPAKRIADLPVELDDELGRSVRAAERELGNRLAGRFRALVEARHLRVGDLDDDQRDQFIRAVASAELEESKATKSGENVFTMVRRIGQAKAGLAADYAAQLARSVGKVVFFAKHIDVMDQAEAAFAARELRTVSLRGDQTALQRQAAIDAFNNDPEVAVAVCSLTAAGVGVNLQAASNVVLAELSWTAAEQTQAIDRVHRIGQDEPVTAWRIIAAHTIDARIAELIDSKQGLAARALDGSDVEPGSADSVQLDALQHLLRQALDGAL; encoded by the coding sequence TTGGCCCAGACGAGGCAGCGGCAGCGCACGCGTTCGCGTGACGATGACGCACCGATCATCCCGATCCTCGCGCGCAAGGTGCGCGAGGTGGAGCAGAAGGCGCAGAAGGGCAAGCTCGGCCCGACGAACCGCACGAAGTTCCAGGTGATCGCACTCCTCATGCGCGAAGAGCGCGCCCGGGTCAAGGCCGACACCGAGATCACGGATGCCGCCCGCTCCGAGCTCCTCAAGCGACTCGACGGCATCGCGCAGATCCTCGCGAAGACCGCGGCCCGCGACACGAGCCTCATCGCGCTGCTCGAGCCCGACGCCTCGATCTCGACCGTCGCCCAGCGGTTCCGCCGCGACTGGCTGCTCGAGTCGGGTGCCGAGCTGTCGCCCGATGAACTCATCATCACCCGCGAGGCCGAGGTGACGCCCGTGCTCAGCGAGAACCAGGTGATCCCGGCATCCGTGCGCTCGCGGCAGCTCGCGAACCCGTTCCTCGCACCCGACTTCTCGAAGCAGGCAGCTCCGGTCGTGCCCGTGCGTCGGCTCGCCAACTGGGAGCTGCTCGGTCCGCTGTTCAAGTCGTTCGAGGTCGGCTCCGGTGGTCAGGCGGCCACGATGGAGCTGCCCGAGGCGCCGAAGGTCGACCGGCTCGCGCCGCGCGGCCTCGAGCTCATGAAGCACCAGGCGCGTTTCATCGAAAGCGCTCGGCTGGGGCACCGCACCTTCCTGCTCGCGGACGAGCCGGGTCTCGGCAAGACGGCGCAGTCGGTGCTCGCGGCATCCGTCGCCGGCGCCTACCCGTTGCTCGCGGTCGTGCCGAACGTCGTGAAGATGAACTGGGCGCGCGAGGTCGAGCGGTGGACCCCGCATCGCCGGGCGACCGTCATCCACGGAGACGGCGACACGCTCGACGCCTTCGCCGACGTCGTCGTGGTCAACTACGACGTGCTCGACCGCCACATGGCGTGGCTGTCGACCCTCGGGTTCAAGGGCATGGTCGTCGACGAGGCGCACTTCATCAAGAACCTGCAGTCGCAGCGTTCGAAGAACGTGCTCGCCCTCGCCGACCGCATCCGTCGTGCCGCGCCGGGCGGCGACCCGCTGCTGCTCGCCCTCACGGGCACGCCGCTCATCAACGACGTCGACGACTTCCGCGCGATCTGGAAGTTCCTCGGCTGGATCGAGGGCGACAAGCCCTCGCCCGAACTGCTCGGCAAGCTCGAGGAGTCGGGGCTCACGCCCGCCGAGCCCGGCTTCTACATCGCCGCACGCCGCGCCGTGATCGACCTCGGCATCGTGCGTCGCCGCAAGGTCGACGTCGCCGCCGACCTGCCCGCCAAGCGCATCGCCGACCTGCCCGTCGAACTCGATGACGAACTCGGCCGCTCGGTGCGCGCCGCCGAGCGCGAGCTCGGCAACCGTCTCGCCGGACGCTTCCGCGCACTCGTCGAGGCGCGGCACCTGCGCGTCGGCGACCTCGACGACGACCAGCGCGACCAGTTCATCCGTGCCGTCGCGAGCGCGGAGCTCGAGGAGTCGAAGGCGACGAAGTCGGGTGAGAACGTCTTCACGATGGTGCGACGCATCGGTCAGGCCAAGGCCGGGCTCGCCGCCGACTACGCGGCCCAGCTCGCGCGCTCGGTCGGCAAGGTCGTCTTCTTCGCCAAGCACATCGACGTCATGGACCAGGCCGAGGCGGCCTTCGCAGCTCGTGAGCTGCGCACCGTGTCGCTCCGGGGCGACCAGACGGCCCTGCAGCGCCAGGCCGCGATCGACGCGTTCAACAACGACCCCGAGGTCGCCGTCGCCGTCTGCTCGCTCACTGCGGCAGGCGTCGGCGTGAACCTTCAGGCCGCGTCGAACGTCGTGCTCGCCGAGCTCAGCTGGACCGCCGCCGAGCAGACGCAGGCCATCGACCGCGTGCACCGCATCGGTCAGGACGAGCCCGTCACCGCGTGGCGCATCATCGCCGCGCACACCATCGATGCGCGCATCGCCGAACTCATCGACTCGAAGCAGGGGCTCGCAGCCCGTGCGCTCGACGGCAGCGATGTCGAGCCCGGTTCGGCGGACTCGGTGCAGTTGGACGCCCTGCAGCACCTGCTGCGTCAGGCGCTCGACGGCGCGCTGTAG
- a CDS encoding 8-oxo-dGTP diphosphatase, whose protein sequence is MPLPQVCVCYLLRERAGRVEVLLGRKKHGLGMGYFVAPGGKLEPGESATDAAVREVFEESGLVVATADLEPRGILSYLFPHKESWSQESNVFVCRSWTGEPVPSDELDPVWFDVREIPLDEMWDDASRWLPDVLAGGTVRRTFVFGADLATVVEEHSTVT, encoded by the coding sequence GTGCCACTGCCCCAGGTGTGCGTCTGCTACCTCCTGCGCGAGCGGGCGGGGCGCGTGGAGGTGCTCCTGGGGCGCAAGAAGCACGGCCTCGGCATGGGCTACTTCGTCGCGCCCGGCGGCAAGCTCGAGCCGGGCGAGTCGGCGACGGATGCCGCGGTGCGCGAGGTCTTCGAGGAGTCGGGTCTCGTCGTCGCGACGGCCGACCTCGAGCCGCGCGGCATCCTGAGCTACCTCTTCCCGCACAAGGAGTCGTGGAGCCAGGAGTCCAACGTGTTCGTGTGCCGCAGCTGGACGGGCGAGCCCGTGCCGTCGGACGAGCTCGACCCCGTGTGGTTCGACGTGCGCGAGATCCCGCTCGACGAGATGTGGGACGACGCGAGCCGGTGGCTGCCCGACGTGCTCGCCGGCGGCACGGTGCGGCGCACCTTCGTGTTCGGTGCCGACCTCGCTACGGTGGTGGAGGAGCACAGCACCGTCACGTAG
- a CDS encoding NCS2 family permease, translating to MTTETTTETTPEAAPQSETPRHPVDRFFEITKRGSTVGTEVRGGIVTFVTMAYIVILNPIILSAGVDVDGNQLGFAQVSAVTGLTAGVMTILFGLVARLPFGFAAGLGINSFLAVSVVGQVTWPEAMGLVVINGLIIVLLAATGLRRLIFDAVPIQLKLAITVGIGVFIAFIGFVNAGFVTSTGDPSPPVGLGVDGSVATVPTLVFIVTLLLTGILVARKVKGGILIGLVSGTVLAVVVEAIWNLGPMFAGDEFNAGGWSLSVPELTGSIVSLPDLSLVGQVSFGSFERIGVLAAVMLVFTLVFTNFFDAMGTMTGLSKEAQLADAKGDFPRLKSALIVEGVGAVAGGYASASSNTVFIESGAGIGEGARTGLANIVTGLLFLAAMFFTPLVSIVPTEVASAALVIVGALMMAQIRHIDFSEFSVLLPVFLAITVMPLTYSIANGIGAGFIAWVVVRSLSGKAREISPLLWIVAAGFLVYFARGPVEALFA from the coding sequence ATGACCACTGAAACGACGACCGAGACGACCCCTGAGGCGGCACCGCAGAGCGAGACGCCGCGGCATCCCGTCGATCGCTTCTTCGAGATCACCAAGCGCGGCTCCACCGTCGGCACCGAGGTGCGCGGCGGCATCGTCACCTTCGTGACGATGGCCTACATCGTGATCCTCAACCCGATCATCCTGTCGGCCGGCGTCGACGTCGACGGCAACCAGCTCGGGTTCGCCCAGGTCTCTGCCGTCACGGGCCTCACCGCCGGTGTCATGACGATCCTGTTCGGCCTCGTCGCCCGGCTCCCGTTCGGCTTCGCCGCCGGCCTCGGCATCAACTCGTTCCTCGCGGTCTCGGTCGTCGGCCAGGTCACCTGGCCGGAGGCGATGGGCCTCGTCGTCATCAACGGCCTCATCATCGTGCTGCTCGCCGCGACCGGCCTCCGGCGTCTCATCTTCGATGCCGTGCCGATCCAGCTGAAGCTCGCGATCACCGTCGGCATCGGCGTCTTCATCGCGTTCATCGGCTTCGTCAACGCGGGCTTCGTCACGTCGACCGGCGACCCGTCGCCGCCCGTCGGCCTCGGCGTCGACGGCTCCGTCGCGACCGTGCCGACCCTCGTCTTCATCGTCACCCTGCTGCTCACCGGCATCCTCGTGGCACGCAAGGTCAAGGGCGGCATCCTCATCGGCCTCGTCTCGGGCACGGTGCTCGCGGTCGTCGTCGAGGCGATCTGGAACCTCGGCCCGATGTTCGCCGGCGACGAGTTCAACGCGGGCGGCTGGAGCCTCTCGGTGCCCGAGCTCACCGGCTCGATCGTGAGCCTGCCCGACCTCTCGCTCGTCGGACAGGTCTCGTTCGGCAGCTTCGAGCGCATCGGCGTGCTCGCCGCCGTCATGCTCGTCTTCACGCTCGTCTTCACGAACTTCTTCGACGCCATGGGCACGATGACCGGTCTCTCGAAAGAGGCGCAGCTCGCCGACGCGAAGGGCGACTTCCCCCGCCTGAAGTCCGCGCTGATCGTCGAGGGCGTCGGCGCCGTCGCCGGTGGCTACGCCTCGGCATCGTCGAACACGGTCTTCATCGAGTCGGGCGCCGGCATCGGCGAGGGTGCTCGCACGGGCCTCGCGAACATCGTGACGGGCCTGCTGTTCCTCGCCGCGATGTTCTTCACGCCGCTCGTCTCGATCGTGCCGACCGAGGTCGCCTCGGCGGCGCTCGTCATCGTCGGTGCGCTCATGATGGCGCAGATCAGGCACATCGACTTCTCGGAGTTCTCGGTGCTGCTGCCGGTGTTCCTCGCGATCACCGTCATGCCCCTCACCTACTCGATCGCCAACGGCATCGGCGCGGGCTTCATCGCCTGGGTCGTCGTGCGCTCGCTGTCGGGCAAGGCTCGCGAGATCAGTCCGCTGCTCTGGATCGTCGCGGCCGGCTTCCTCGTCTACTTCGCACGTGGGCCGGTCGAGGCGCTCTTCGCCTGA